Part of the Tolypothrix sp. PCC 7910 genome, ATATCCATTAACAAACTAGAAACTCTTTTGCCAAACTCTAGCCTGGTATTGACATCCTCAAAGGTAAGTTCTTGACGGCTGGTATAAACTACTGGTGTTTTGCCAGCGTCATGTACTGTCTTGAGACTTTCTAGGATTTCGGTTAGCAGTGTAGCAGCTTGATTCTCGTTATCATTAAGTAATTGCGCCACATTAACTTCAATTCCCTCTGTACCCTCTGCTTGTAATAATGCTTCTAGCTGTTGCGTCGTTTTCTTGACGTGGGAACCAACAATCACTGCACCTGGTTTACCACCACGTACATACTCTGCCATATTTTCGGCGGCGATGGGTTGGGGAGGTAAGGCTGCTAAAGCAGTTAAGATACTGGCAGCACTGCGGAATAAAAACCGTTTTCCCTGACTAGCGGCTTTTAAAATATCAGCTGCAAAGGTGTTGAGGTCGGCTTGGGTTTCCCCATCAACAACAACGCACTGATTACCACTAAGTTGTAACAAACGTTGCAAACTACCTGCACGGATATCATCTAGCAAGAATCTCGTGACAGACTCAGCCTTGATTTGTCCTTGGGTTTTTTCTTCTACATATTTCGGTAAATAACTGTGATGGTAGCTAAAGACTGAATCACGAGCAAACTCAGTTTCATGCACTGGCTTAGGTTTACCATCAATGATTAAATAGTGGATGCTATCAACAGTGATGCGTCCCCCTTCAAAAAATGCCGGGACAAGAAAATGAGCATCAAAAGGGCCGAGTTCTTGGGCGATCGCATCTGTTTCGATGGGATAATGTCCCCGTAAAGTCGAATCGGAACGACTAACCACCAAAAAATCGGTAATATTTTCGGCTTGTAAAGCTACTTTTAAATTTTGGCAGACTTCTTTTGTTACAGATGCCGCCGACTCTGGTGGGAGCGATCGCGTATTTGTCAAAATAAAGAAAATTGGTGAATCATCTCGCAAACCCAGGCG contains:
- a CDS encoding four-carbon acid sugar kinase family protein, with protein sequence MTNKPKIIVLDDDPTGSQTVHSCLLLMHWDVETLRLGLRDDSPIFFILTNTRSLPPESAASVTKEVCQNLKVALQAENITDFLVVSRSDSTLRGHYPIETDAIAQELGPFDAHFLVPAFFEGGRITVDSIHYLIIDGKPKPVHETEFARDSVFSYHHSYLPKYVEEKTQGQIKAESVTRFLLDDIRAGSLQRLLQLSGNQCVVVDGETQADLNTFAADILKAASQGKRFLFRSAASILTALAALPPQPIAAENMAEYVRGGKPGAVIVGSHVKKTTQQLEALLQAEGTEGIEVNVAQLLNDNENQAATLLTEILESLKTVHDAGKTPVVYTSRQELTFEDVNTRLEFGKRVSSLLMDIVRGLPSDIGFLISKGGITSNDVLSTGLALTSARLMGQILAGCSMVQTPSDHPQFPNLPVVLFPGNVGDADALATSYRRLVKKGEG